Proteins from one Bactrocera neohumeralis isolate Rockhampton chromosome 3, APGP_CSIRO_Bneo_wtdbg2-racon-allhic-juicebox.fasta_v2, whole genome shotgun sequence genomic window:
- the LOC126754186 gene encoding inositol-trisphosphate 3-kinase homolog: METMTSTLLQQHATQTATTTAHHYQHRSHHHPHNHHNHNHNQQQHHHLHSHHTTTTTTQAAAAATVAAAAMAWSTEKLRFSCVDNIGLRQLWKLIALDSSSSRNNNNNNNNNSITTNGANINECVAMQHSKHNNNVDTVQQMQENCLSSNNNNNNNNEKNDFENYMNDYLSQRDILPPHRMSLLKFLAINALELSAPATPALLEHNQNNQHFNANVKPPGWMQLSGHPESIVPTTAGIVRKRVASLADNEVLAYKLLTQEPQTAKIVPQFYGAQALNGENFIELQDLLTGFKDPCVMDIKMGCRTFLESEVTNKTLRPDLYKKMVAVDPLAPTAEEESVQAITKLRYMLFRESMSSSQSKGFRIEALRLRGRPPVKDLKTVRNSDQITQTIEQFLGAKRTVTKELIKRLKHMRMVMEKSAFFQRHEVVGSSIFIVYDDDKVGAWLIDFAKSRPLPAGVNVNHRATWIPGNCEEGLLKGMDELINAFENVYASHGSRKCLQI, encoded by the exons ATGGAAACTATGACTTCAACACTGCTACAACAACACGCCACACAGacagcaacaaccacagcaCATCATTATCAACACCGCAGCCATCATCATCCTCACAACCACCACAACCACAACCACAACCAACAGCAGCACCACCATTTGCATTCGCATCACACAACGACGACGACCACACAAGCCGCTGCCGCAGCTACTGTCGCCGCCGCCGCCATGGCGTGGTCAACGGAGAAGTTACGCTTCTCCTGCGTGGATAATATTGGCTTGAGACAATTGTGGAAATTGATTGCATTGGATAGCAGCAGCAGtagaaacaataataacaataacaacaacaacagtatcaCAACAAATGGCGCTAATATTAATGAGTGCGTCGCAATGCAACAcagcaagcacaacaacaatgtggATACTGTACAACAAATGCAAGAGAATTGCCttagcagcaataacaacaacaataataataatgag AAAAACGACTTTGAAAACTATATGAACGACTATTTGAGTCAACGTGATATACTACCGCCTCATCGCATgtcattattgaaatttctgGCCATC AACGCGTTGGAATTGAGTGCGCCCGCAACGCCCGCGCTGCTGGAACACAATCAAAACAATCAGCATTTTAACGCCAACGTCAAGCCGCCAGGTTGGATGCAATTGTCCGGGCACCCAGAAAG CATTGTCCCTACAACTGCCGGCATTGTGCGCAAACGCGTCGCCAGTCTGGCCGACAATGAGGTGCTCGCCTACAAGCTACTCACACAGGAGCCGCAAACAGCCAAAATTGTGCCGCAATTTTACGGTGCACAAGCATTGAATGGCGAAAACTTTATCGAACTACAAGATCTTTTGACCGGCTTCAAGGATCCCTGTGTGATGGATATTAAAATGGGTTGTCGCACATTTCTCGAATCCGAAGTGACCAACAAGACGTTGCGTCCGGATTTGTATAAGAAAATGGTCGCAGTCGATCCATTGGCGCCCACAGCCGAAGAGGAATCGGTGCAAGCTATTACCAAACTACGTTATATGCTTTTCCGCGAATCGATGTCATCATCACAATCGAAAGGTTTTCGCATCGAAGCGTTACGTCTACGCGGTCGTCCACCCGTTAAAGATCTTAAGACGGTACGTAATAGCGATCAAATTACACAAACTATCGAACAGTTTCTCGGCGCAAAGCGTACGGTTACCAAGGAACTGATCAAGCGGCTGAAACATATGCGTATGGTGATGGAGAAGTCGGCATTCTTTCAGCGACACGAGGTGGTTGGCTCGAGCATTTTCATCGTTTACGATGATGATAAGGTGGGCGCTTGGTTAATCGACTTTGCCAAGTCGCGACCACTGCCAGCGGGTGTGAATGTAAATCATCGCGCCACATGGATACCCGGTAACTGTGAGGAGGGCCTACTCAAAGGCATGGATGAGCTGATCAATGcctttgaaaatgtttatgcgAGTCATGGCAGTCGGAAATGCTTACAAATATAA
- the LOC126754198 gene encoding UDP-GlcNAc:betaGal beta-1,3-N-acetylglucosaminyltransferase-like protein 1 — MSEDTVSIIVTVLNGEKWVDNCFRSILRQCTAVHEQKQQQQSKQMQSAQHKWEDGNGLLKHVTSQPETEEVESKQKFQIEVCVFDDCSTDGTREMLAIWQRKFRRQRIRMFIVRNESEKPKGVGYGRNRAIELASGAYLCFQDIDDEMLPTRVQQQYLLARANKDALIGCKFVRTPPNSTCRFTRWANELDATKLPLQIYTANGPTVIMPTWLCHRRVYERIPGGFCERGRGTPEDLIFFFAHLDRGGRVLRINECLLLYRYHAAATTFSIVAETIWQLRMQHLLTHVLCVEPWRSGFTIWNAGKRGRKFFRELPQAFKCKVRAFCDVDEKKINKSYNHYDVKAHRFTHVVPIVHFTHARPPLLICMKLDLTNGAFEANLSSLNLCEGRDYVLFT, encoded by the exons ATGAGCGAGGACACAGTG TCTATAATTGTCACTGTGCTCAATGGCGAAAAGTGGGTTGACAATTGTTTTCGGTCGATACTCCGACAATGCACAGCTGTGCATgagcaaaagcagcaacaacaatcaaaaCAAATGCAGTCAGCACAACACAAGTGGGAGGACGGCAATGGGTTGTTGAAGCATGTGACGTCACAGCCCGAAACAGAGGAAGTGGAAAGCAAGCAAAAGTTTCAAATTGAGGTTTGTGTCTTCGATGATTGCAGTACGGATGGCACAAGGGAAATGTTGGCAATTTGGCAACGCAAATTTCGTAGACAACGGATACGGATGTTTATAGTGCGAAATGAAAGTGAAAAGCCCAAAGGAG TGGGTTATGGCCGCAATCGCGCTATAGAGCTGGCGAGCGGTGCCTACTTGTGCTTTCAAGATATCGATGATGAAATGCTGCCAACGCgtgtgcaacaacaatatttgcTGGCGCGCGCCAATAAGGATGCC CTCATTGGCTGCAAGTTCGTGCGCACGCCGCCAAATTCCACCTGCCGCTTCACGCGTTGGGCAAACGAACTGGATGCAACAAAGCTGCCGCTACAGATATACACTGCCAATGGACCGACGGTAATTATGCCTACCTGGTTATGCCATCGTCGCGTTTACGAACGCATACCAGGTGGCTTTTGCGAACGCGGCCGTGGCACACCCGAAGATCTTATCTTTTTCTTTGCTCATCTCGATCGCGGTGGACGCGTGCTACGTATCAATGAATGCCTGCTGCTCTATCGTTATCATGCGGCGGCAACCACATTCTCAATTGTTGCCGAAACTATATGGCAATTGCGTATGCAACATTTGCTCACGCATGTGTTGTGTGTGGAGCCGTGGCGCAGTGGTTTCACCATATGGAATGCGGGTAAACGTGGACGTAAGTTTTTTCGCGAGTTGCCACAAGCGTTCAAGTGCAAAGTGCGTGCCTTCTGTGATGTGGATGAGA AGAAAATCAACAAATCTTACAATCATTACGATGTGAAGGCGCACCGTTTCACGCACGTGGTGCCCATCGTGCATTTCACGCATGCGCGGCCACCGCTACTTATTTGTATGAAATTAGATCTCACCAATGGTGCTTTTGAAGCGAATTTAAGTAGTTTAAATTTGTGCGAAGGACGTGATTACGTATTATTCACGTAA
- the LOC126754182 gene encoding polyphosphoinositide phosphatase yields MNNTNPNIFFNPLISGIQKVVLYETRTRLYLVGSNNRETRFRMLTIDRTQHDRVAIDENPNELNALEIRRFLISLGSSARVTSAYGVLGFVRFLEGYYLLLVTKRKCCAHIGMHLIYTIKDTVMVRVNEPTTLRAPHPHEERYKKMFQSIDLRSNFYFSYSYDLTRTLQYNESAPRFVGPNVDLDNDEPLPDWDKLTNNVVAPDERVNYAFRSNSRTRFVWNAFLLQPMRVIVLKDWMLEVTHGYISQSCISVFGRHVNVCLIARRSTRFAGTRFLKRGANCMGDVANEVETEQIVTDGQRMCSFTQMRGSVPSHWSQDVVKMVPKPQIQLDICDPFAQTPARHFDRLLFHYGSPLIMLNLVKKREKRKHESIISKELVYSIRYLNQFLPPQHRMKHIHFDMARKSRGGGNVMEMLADIAESVVQQTGMFFKARGSECTFQTGLVRTNCVDCLDRTNTAQFAIGKCALGHQLERLGFVKSAKLEFDSDCVTMLENLYEEHGDTLALQYGGSQLVHRIKTYRKTAAWASQGNDIMQTLSRYYSNTFSDTEKQHSINLFLGYYIPSGSHTKQNQPIWELQTDYYMHNVYKPLTPENETRLITDWVRHKVRSCLPHSTSDSNKIVKELFRVHSKGLEMIDAYSNYHQSFKWTDLSEHIAFEISQLALRYMPTFRTNYSPFQRQIQDRKARKNPNLTGQSSTSSTNSNSSSSSSEADDSSTDEDISAGYAVKDANQTVLIDQEPFTLESVLPPMDEVYGCKITNPSKANMDIYRKYVQFGKLATGNNNAFALSTAAAPRERDNEMANLKRSILKPLSDYGSDSYLQVKPPTVSEASQKIYAEYCKVPRNFNAVPKFEETDVLYRYVQML; encoded by the exons ATGAATAACACTaatccaaatatattttttaatccacTTATTAGTGGCATACAAAAGGTGGTACTCTACGAAACACGCACT CGTCTCTACCTTGTTGGCAGCAACAATCGGGAAACGCGCTTTCGCATGCTTACAATTGATCGCACACAACATGACCGTGTTGCCATCGATGAGAATCCCAACGAGCTGAATGCGTTGGAAATACGCAGATTCCTCATTTCACTCGGTAGCTCAGCGCGAGTTACATCCGCTTATGGTGTACTGGGTTTTGTGCGCTTTCTAGAAGGCTACTATCTGCTGCTCGTCACGAAACGCAAATGTTGTGCACACATTGGCATGCATTTGATTTACACCATAAAAGATACGGTTATGGTGCGCGTTAATGAACCCACCACATTGCGTGCGCCACATCCCCATGAAGAACGTTACAAGAAAATGTTTCAGAGTATCGATTTGcgtagtaatttttatttttcctattCATATGATTTAACGCGCACGCTACAGTATAATGAGTCGGCACCGCGTTTTGTAGGACCAAATGTAGACTTGGACAACGATGAGCCGTTGCCCGACTGGGATAAACTCACCAATAATGTTGTGGCACCGGATGAGCGTGTGAACTATGCATTCCGTAGTAATTCACGTACGCGCTTTGTCTGGAATGCTTTCCTCTTGCAGCCGATGCGTGTCATTGTGCTTAAGGATTGGATGTTGGAAGTGACGCATGGCTACATTAGTCAGTCGTGTATTAGCGTCTTTGGACGACATGTTAATGTGTGTTTAATTGCACGACGTAGTACACGCTTTGCGGGTACAAGATTTCTTAAGCGCGGCGCCAATTGTATGGGTGATGTGGCAAATGAAGTGGAAACGGAACAAATAGTCACAGACGGTCAACGTATGTGCTCGTTTACACAAATGCGCGGCTCAGTGCCTTCACACTGGTCACAAGATGTTGTCAAAATGGTACCGAAGCCACAAATACAGTTGGATATTTGCGATCCATTTGCGCAAACACCGGCGCGTCATTTCGATCGTCTACTTTTTCACTATGGCTCACCACTAATCATGTTGAATTTAGTGAAGAAACGCGAGAAACGTAAACATGAATCGATCATCTCCAAAGAGCTTGTCTACAGCATACGTTACTTGAATCAGTTTTTGCCACCGCAACACCGTATGAAACACATACATTTCGATATGGCGCGCAAGAGTCGTGGTGGCGGCAATGTCATGGAAATGTTAGCCGACATAGCGGAGAGCGTAGTACAACAGACCGGCATGTTTTTCAAGGCACGGGGTAGTGAGTGCACTTTTCAAACAGGCCTAGTGCGTACGAATTGCGTCGATTGCTTGGATCGCACCAACACTGCACAATTTGCTATTGGCAAATGTGCCTTGGGTCATCAGTTGGAGCGTTTGGGTTTCGTTAAGTCCGCGAAACTCGAGTTCGACTCAGATTGTGTGACCATGTTGGAGAATCTGTATGAGGAGCATGGCGATACGCTGGCCTTACAATATGGTGGCTCGCAGCTAGTACATCGTATTAAAACTTACCGTAAAACGGCGGCGTGGGCTTCCCAAGGCAACGATATAATGCAAACATTGAGTCGCTACTACAGTAATACATTCAGCGATACGGAGAAACAGCATAGCATTAACCTTTTCTTGGGCTATTACATACCCAGCGGAAGTCACACAAAAC aGAACCAACCAATATGGGAGCTGCAAACAGACTACTACATGCACAACGTCTACAAACCACTCACACCAGAGAATGAAACCCGTCTAATTACCGATTGGGTGCGTCACAAAGTGCGCTCCTGTCTACCGCACTCCACTTCAGACTCGAATAAAATTGTCAAAGAACTATTTCGTGTGCATTCCAAAGGTCTCGAAATGATCGATGCCTACTCGAATTATCATCAGTCGTTTAAATGGACCGATCTCAGCGAACACATAGCTTTCGAGATTAGTCAATTGGCACTACGTTATATGCCCACATTCCGCACCAACTACTCGCCATTCCAGCGGCAAATACAAGATCGCAAAGCACGCAAAAATCCTAATCTTACTGGTCAAAGTTCCACCAGCTCAACGAATAGCAATTCATCGAGTTCCAGTTCCGAAGCGGATGATAGCTCTACTGATGAGGATATAAGCGCCGGCTATGCTGTTAAGGATGCCAATCAAACTGTATTGATAGACCAGGAACCATTCACGCTGGAATCGGTGTTGCCGCCTATGGACGAGGTATACGGTTGCAAGATTACCAATCCATCTAAAGCAAATATGGATATATACCGGAAATATGTGCAGTTCGGTAAATTGGCTACTGGCAATAATAACGCTTTCGCGCTTTCAACTGCAGCAGCACCACGTGAACGTGATAATGAAATGGCTAATCTAAAGCGTAGCATATTAAAACCATTAAGTGATTATGGCAGTGATTCGTACTTGCAAGTTAAACCGCCAACCGTGAGCGAAGCGAGTCAGAAGATATATGCAGAATATTGCAAAGTGCCGCGTAACTTCAATGCAGTGCCGAAATTCGAAGAAACCGATGTGCTATACCGTTATGTGCAAATGCTCTGA
- the LOC126754202 gene encoding alpha-ketoglutarate-dependent dioxygenase alkB homolog 4, translating to MNTIRPCGCKGVRTCLQCEKDFNIQKSTLLEQLRELKAFSFCPICERLFEGWNPWEVRDQHPEHNNQEGLPFPGMYVQEHFLRINESEELMKNLDVLPWAISQSGRRKQNFGPKTNFRQRKLKNGNFIGFPATTRFVQQRLREVPVLSDFQTIEQCSLEYEPSKGASIDPHVDDCWIWGERVVTVNCLGDAVLTLTAFDASKNPQKYNLDLVAHYEKQLLLPLMGAEQLDFYKDKVIRVAMPNLSLMVMYGPARYQFEHSVLREDVKSRRVCIAYREFTPMYIDGKDKIKGDEVTQNAHNFWTETNNATVEII from the exons ATGAATACCATACGTCCTTGCGGTTGCAAAGGTGTACGCACCTGCCTACAGTGCGAGAAGGATTTTAACATTCAAAAATCAACACTTCTTGAACAACTCAGAGAActtaaagctttttcattttgcCCTATATGCGAACGGCTTTTCGAAGGTTGGAACCCATGGGAAGTGCGTGACCAACATCCAGAACACAACAATCAAGAAGGATTACCGTTTCCCGGAATGTATGTACAGGAGCATTTTCTGCGTATCAATGAAAGTGAGgagttaatgaaaaatttagatGTGTTGCCGTGGGCAATATCACAAAGTGGACGTCGCAAACAAAATTTCGGACCAAAAACCAATTTTCGTCaacgaaagttaaaaaatggTAACTTTATTGGATTTCCAGCAACTACACGTTTTGTACAACAGCGGCTACGTGAGGTGCCTGTATTGAGTGACTTTCAGACAATTGAGCAATGCTCACTGGAGTATGAACCATCAAAGGGCGCATCCATCGATCCACATGTTGATGATTGTTGGATATGGGGAGAACGTGTTGTGACTGTGAATTGCTTGGGAGATGCTGTACTGACGCTAACCGCTTTTGATGCCTCCaaaaatcctcaaaaatataatttggatTTGGTAGCGCATTATGAAAAACAATTACTTTTACCGTTGATGGGAGCAGAGCAATTGGATTTCTATAAGGATAAAGTTATACGTGTAGCTATGCCAAA TCTCTCCCTGATGGTAATGTATGGACCTGCACGCTACCAATTCGAGCATTCAGTACTGCGTGAGGATGTGAAAAGCAGGCGTGTTTGTATTGCTTATCGTGAATTTACGCCTATGTATATTGATGGTAAAGACAAAATAAAAGGCGATGAAGTAACACAGAATGCACATAATTTCTGGACGGAAACAAACAATGCAAcagttgaaattatttaa